A genomic stretch from Campylobacter lari subsp. concheus includes:
- a CDS encoding MotA/TolQ/ExbB proton channel family protein — translation MDLQAIFHFFENTSLITYIVLAWLSVYFILSFSILFSRLMLINKWTQNESQALEALMRGEKDLSQSASILKKCVEVDETKMNIYKNSVEKKATVGLTWLSIIASTSPFIGLFGTVISILETFGGLEMQNSLSIIAPKISEALVATGCGILVAIPAYSFHLIIKRKAYELINILDSEIKVLVSFTKA, via the coding sequence GTGGATTTACAAGCAATTTTTCATTTTTTTGAAAATACAAGCTTAATCACTTATATAGTATTAGCTTGGCTTTCGGTGTATTTTATACTTAGTTTTAGTATATTATTTTCAAGGTTGATGCTTATTAATAAATGGACTCAAAATGAAAGCCAAGCTTTAGAAGCTTTAATGAGAGGCGAAAAAGATTTAAGTCAAAGTGCATCAATTTTAAAAAAATGTGTTGAAGTTGATGAGACAAAGATGAATATTTATAAAAATTCTGTTGAAAAAAAAGCTACAGTAGGGTTAACTTGGCTTAGCATTATCGCTTCAACCTCTCCTTTTATAGGTCTTTTTGGTACGGTTATTTCTATACTTGAAACTTTTGGTGGCTTAGAGATGCAAAATTCTTTAAGTATTATAGCTCCTAAAATCAGTGAAGCTTTGGTGGCTACAGGTTGTGGAATTTTGGTAGCAATTCCTGCATATAGCTTTCATTTAATTATTAAACGTAAAGCCTATGAATTGATTAATATCTTAGATAGTGAGATCAAAGTATTGGTAAGCTTTACAAAGGCATAG
- a CDS encoding ExbD/TolR family protein, with protein sequence MFLEEKPELNITPLVDIMLVLLAILMVTAPSITYEEKVQLPQGSQKTSSAPNIKSLIITINAKKEIFIGKDKFDFISFADNMNALKVQYNTQETVFIRADKNLKYDDVMSVLRTMKHLGFQKVALQTE encoded by the coding sequence ATGTTTTTAGAAGAAAAACCTGAACTCAATATTACACCTTTAGTAGATATTATGCTTGTGTTACTTGCTATTTTAATGGTAACAGCTCCAAGTATCACATATGAAGAAAAAGTTCAACTTCCTCAAGGTTCACAAAAAACTTCAAGTGCGCCAAATATTAAAAGTTTGATTATAACAATTAATGCAAAAAAAGAAATTTTTATAGGGAAAGATAAATTTGATTTTATAAGTTTTGCAGATAATATGAATGCTTTAAAAGTTCAGTATAATACTCAAGAGACGGTTTTTATAAGAGCAGATAAGAATCTAAAATATGATGATGTAATGAGTGTTTTAAGAACAATGAAACATTTAGGTTTCCAAAAAGTTGCTTTGCAAACTGAGTAA
- a CDS encoding Tol-Pal system subunit TolA: MEENSTHNLKAFIYATLVYFFVVFLVFFKLVEYKPKAIEYTDDPNSFINIELGDSINQNQVNMIQELQKENLQSLFEENLLQKYTTNKSVNTQNIEQQASVFNELFGKIEDYQEEKTTKVQSSMPSKKPTFAQREKINDFSKQLNENLKINQELGQSVMEQKVGVYDQFLGAVRKYLEDRWRIYNPSGNLSIEVEFVIDNNGYFYLLNTTSAHSDNFDKKAKEFLQNLEGKYITLPPNGKIRKIKMQLSDIIEFKTEKQ, from the coding sequence ATGGAAGAAAATTCTACACATAATCTTAAAGCTTTTATTTATGCAACTTTAGTTTATTTTTTTGTTGTTTTTTTGGTATTTTTTAAGTTGGTTGAATATAAACCAAAAGCCATTGAATATACTGATGATCCTAATAGTTTTATCAATATAGAACTTGGGGATAGTATAAATCAAAATCAAGTAAATATGATACAAGAATTACAAAAAGAAAATCTACAAAGTTTATTTGAAGAAAATCTTTTGCAAAAATATACTACCAATAAAAGCGTTAACACCCAAAATATAGAGCAACAAGCAAGTGTTTTTAATGAGTTGTTTGGTAAAATAGAAGACTATCAAGAAGAAAAAACGACAAAAGTGCAATCTTCTATGCCTTCAAAAAAACCTACTTTTGCCCAAAGAGAAAAAATCAATGATTTTTCTAAGCAACTCAATGAAAATTTAAAAATAAATCAAGAATTAGGTCAATCTGTCATGGAGCAAAAAGTAGGGGTTTATGATCAATTCTTAGGTGCTGTTAGAAAATACCTTGAAGATCGATGGAGAATTTACAATCCTAGTGGTAATTTAAGTATAGAAGTAGAATTTGTAATTGATAATAATGGTTATTTTTACTTGTTAAACACTACTAGTGCGCATAGTGATAATTTTGACAAAAAAGCAAAAGAATTTTTACAAAATTTAGAAGGAAAATACATAACTTTACCTCCAAATGGTAAAATAAGAAAAATTAAAATGCAACTTAGTGATATAATTGAGTTTAAAACGGAGAAACAATGA
- the tolB gene encoding Tol-Pal system protein TolB, translated as MKKILVFLFFCSVLFGQDATISVVNKGMQLPKIYIKDQSKLNDLDLKKSFYNMLVNDIKVSSNFEITQDEKQGDYIFSYILNKNGKLLDIDVEILAANETKTRFYEQILSIEEYPFLAHRSVAQMNKKLGFAPVDWMDHKILIARTQGSKQSDILLADYTLTYQKVLISKGLNLFPKWANKEQNAFYFTAYEDEIPTLYKYNMKNKNITKIIASKGMMVASDVSDDGKKILLTMAPKDQPDVYLYDVDSKNLIQITNYMGIDVNGNFVDGDKKIVFVSDRLGYPNIFMQNLDSNLTEQVVFHGKNNSSVSTYKHYMVYSSREVKQSGVFNLYLMSTQSDYIRQLTANGKNLFPRFSSDGESVVFIKYLGSQSALGVIRINANKAFHYGLKVGKIQSIDW; from the coding sequence ATGAAAAAAATACTAGTATTTTTATTTTTTTGTTCAGTATTATTTGGACAAGATGCAACAATATCTGTTGTTAATAAAGGTATGCAATTGCCAAAAATTTATATTAAAGACCAGTCTAAATTAAATGATTTAGATCTTAAAAAAAGTTTTTATAACATGCTTGTTAACGATATAAAAGTAAGTTCAAATTTTGAGATAACTCAAGATGAAAAACAAGGTGATTATATTTTTTCTTATATATTAAATAAAAATGGCAAACTTTTAGATATTGATGTTGAAATTTTAGCTGCAAATGAAACTAAAACAAGATTTTATGAACAAATTCTTTCTATCGAAGAGTATCCATTTTTAGCACATAGAAGTGTTGCTCAAATGAATAAAAAGTTAGGTTTTGCTCCGGTTGATTGGATGGATCATAAAATTTTAATAGCTAGAACACAAGGTAGTAAGCAAAGTGATATTTTATTAGCAGATTATACTTTAACTTACCAAAAAGTATTGATTTCAAAAGGTTTAAATTTGTTTCCTAAATGGGCAAATAAAGAACAAAATGCATTTTATTTTACTGCCTATGAAGATGAGATTCCAACTCTTTATAAATATAATATGAAAAATAAAAATATAACAAAAATTATTGCTAGCAAAGGTATGATGGTTGCTTCTGATGTGAGTGATGATGGTAAAAAAATTTTACTTACTATGGCTCCAAAAGACCAACCTGATGTATATTTGTATGATGTAGATTCAAAAAATCTGATACAAATTACAAACTATATGGGTATTGATGTAAATGGTAATTTTGTTGACGGTGATAAAAAAATTGTATTTGTGTCTGATCGCTTGGGTTATCCAAATATTTTTATGCAAAATTTAGATTCAAATTTAACAGAACAAGTTGTTTTTCATGGTAAAAATAATTCTTCGGTTTCTACCTATAAACACTATATGGTTTATTCTAGTAGAGAAGTAAAACAAAGCGGAGTTTTTAATCTTTATTTGATGTCAACCCAAAGTGATTACATAAGACAACTCACCGCAAATGGTAAAAATCTTTTTCCAAGATTTTCAAGTGATGGAGAAAGTGTTGTGTTTATTAAGTACTTAGGCTCTCAAAGTGCTTTAGGTGTTATTCGAATTAATGCAAATAAAGCTTTTCATTATGGCTTAAAAGTGGGTAAAATTCAATCAATTGATTGGTAA
- the pal gene encoding peptidoglycan-associated lipoprotein Pal, translated as MKKIIFASITAFAVIVSGCATKNTSVSSSSSVDGSKGSGGSDRFENLESLNSVANVYFDFDKFNVRSDMQKVIANNAEIFNKEAANTAIVVEGNCDEWGTDEYNQALGLKRAKAVKESLVAQGVSADRISVKSYGETNPVCTERTKACDAQNRRAEFKLSK; from the coding sequence ATGAAAAAAATCATTTTTGCTTCAATTACTGCTTTTGCTGTTATTGTAAGTGGTTGTGCTACTAAAAACACTAGTGTTAGTAGTTCAAGTAGTGTAGATGGTTCAAAAGGTAGCGGCGGATCTGATAGATTTGAAAATCTTGAATCTTTAAATTCTGTAGCAAATGTATATTTTGATTTTGATAAATTTAATGTTAGATCAGATATGCAAAAAGTTATTGCAAATAATGCTGAAATCTTTAATAAAGAAGCTGCCAATACTGCAATAGTAGTTGAAGGAAACTGCGATGAGTGGGGAACTGATGAGTATAATCAAGCTTTAGGTTTAAAAAGAGCTAAAGCAGTAAAAGAATCTTTAGTAGCTCAAGGTGTTAGCGCAGATAGAATTAGTGTTAAAAGCTATGGAGAAACTAATCCTGTATGTACCGAAAGAACAAAAGCTTGCGATGCTCAAAATCGCCGTGCAGAATTTAAATTATCAAAATAA
- a CDS encoding Tol-Pal system protein YbgF encodes MKLKLLSVALLGATFLHAEISAFDAGKVDTKTPYGLTQNEKLQYENQERLRALNEYYTNLTSKINTAVENIEGLQSVTEGLNAQYSKANTKLLSLEETYQNFDANITQEIQNLRAYVEENRQIQEKNHQEIQKVLSEITTLINKINDDYISKEDMNKTITFFQSEIARVQNQTKITPVVPVVSDDNKTEEIIQDVNETQDKLIEAKDDSWKKLQSSEILKKAIEETNKNQFEDAKEKFEHLISIHYKPARSTFWLGEIRYKQQDYAGALGFYKKSSAISTKGDYVPKLLYHTAISLDKVGDPKSANKFYKALKTAYPDSPEAKVSPDRK; translated from the coding sequence ATGAAATTAAAATTATTATCAGTAGCTCTTTTGGGAGCTACTTTTTTACACGCTGAAATTTCAGCATTTGATGCAGGAAAAGTAGATACAAAAACACCTTACGGTTTAACTCAAAATGAAAAATTACAATATGAAAATCAAGAACGCCTAAGGGCATTGAATGAATATTATACAAATTTAACAAGTAAAATAAATACAGCAGTAGAGAATATAGAAGGATTGCAAAGTGTAACAGAGGGTTTGAATGCTCAGTATTCAAAAGCTAACACAAAATTGCTTTCATTGGAAGAAACTTATCAAAATTTTGATGCAAATATAACTCAAGAAATTCAAAATTTAAGAGCTTATGTGGAGGAAAATAGGCAAATTCAAGAAAAAAATCATCAAGAAATCCAAAAAGTTTTAAGCGAAATTACAACTTTGATTAATAAAATTAATGATGATTATATTTCAAAAGAAGATATGAATAAAACCATAACCTTCTTTCAATCGGAAATAGCTAGAGTGCAAAATCAAACAAAAATTACTCCAGTTGTTCCTGTTGTAAGTGATGATAATAAAACCGAAGAAATCATTCAAGATGTAAATGAAACTCAAGATAAATTGATTGAAGCAAAAGATGATAGTTGGAAAAAATTGCAATCTAGTGAAATTTTGAAAAAAGCGATAGAAGAAACCAATAAAAATCAATTTGAAGATGCAAAAGAAAAATTTGAACATCTAATAAGTATTCACTACAAACCTGCTAGATCTACTTTTTGGCTTGGAGAAATAAGATATAAGCAGCAAGATTACGCAGGTGCTTTGGGGTTTTATAAGAAAAGTTCTGCTATAAGCACTAAAGGTGATTATGTGCCAAAATTACTTTATCATACAGCTATTAGTTTAGATAAGGTTGGGGATCCAAAAAGTGCAAATAAATTTTATAAAGCTTTAAAGACGGCTTATCCTGATAGTCCTGAAGCAAAAGTTTCACCAGATAGAAAATAA
- a CDS encoding FKBP-type peptidyl-prolyl cis-trans isomerase encodes MAIEKNSVVSMFYELKDANTNEVLESNIYAEPISFILGKGQILEGLEEEIQKLNAPCNADIVIKKENALGEYDASALQTLPKEQFAGIDLQVGMELFGEGEDGNTVRVIVREITENEVTIDYNHAYAGKDLLFSLNIVDVRAASEDEILTGIIAGSRSCGCGGGGHHHDHHHGHGGGGCCGGHGHGGGSCCGGH; translated from the coding sequence ATGGCTATAGAAAAAAATAGTGTAGTTTCAATGTTTTATGAATTAAAAGATGCAAATACTAATGAAGTTTTAGAATCAAATATTTATGCTGAACCTATTTCTTTTATTTTAGGTAAGGGTCAAATTTTAGAAGGATTAGAAGAAGAAATTCAAAAGCTTAACGCTCCTTGTAATGCTGATATTGTGATAAAAAAAGAAAATGCTTTGGGTGAATATGATGCAAGTGCATTACAAACTTTACCAAAAGAGCAGTTTGCGGGGATTGATTTACAAGTTGGTATGGAGCTTTTTGGCGAAGGTGAAGATGGCAATACAGTAAGAGTAATTGTTAGAGAAATTACTGAAAATGAAGTTACTATTGATTACAATCATGCTTATGCAGGAAAAGACTTGTTGTTTTCATTAAATATTGTAGATGTTAGAGCTGCAAGTGAAGATGAAATTTTAACAGGAATTATTGCAGGTAGTAGAAGTTGTGGATGTGGTGGTGGAGGACATCATCACGATCATCATCACGGGCATGGCGGCGGCGGATGTTGTGGCGGCCACGGGCATGGCGGCGGCAGTTGCTGCGGTGGTCATTAA